In one window of Reinekea forsetii DNA:
- the araC gene encoding arabinose operon transcriptional regulator AraC, which produces MTDENLDPLKPGYPFNAHLVSGITPIVKGDELDFWIDRPKGLKGIILNLTVSGAGLVFPGTPQEQTVRSGNLMLIPAGTKHDYGRHPDFHNWYHRWVYFRPRATWMDWLKWTKTHNGVGFLDLEECKTCEALPIIEPLFQSIDQSCKTHSIVAEELSLNLLEQVLIRCREYDNARPKLPVDHRILRVCQFINENLSKELSVEELSRVACMSNSRFSHLFKKQLGVSVRQWIEDQRISLARQLLITTDLAVNQISGYLGYQDALYFSRVFKKNLGVSPRDFRQTHL; this is translated from the coding sequence ATGACAGACGAAAATTTAGACCCTCTTAAACCAGGGTATCCCTTTAATGCGCATCTCGTTTCGGGCATCACACCGATAGTGAAGGGTGATGAGCTCGATTTTTGGATTGACCGGCCTAAAGGCCTGAAGGGTATTATCCTCAATCTAACGGTATCTGGTGCCGGCCTGGTATTTCCGGGTACGCCGCAGGAGCAGACTGTCCGATCCGGTAATCTGATGTTAATCCCGGCCGGGACCAAACACGATTACGGCCGGCATCCGGATTTTCACAACTGGTACCATCGCTGGGTCTATTTTAGACCTCGGGCGACCTGGATGGATTGGCTGAAGTGGACTAAAACCCATAATGGCGTCGGCTTTCTTGACTTAGAAGAGTGCAAAACATGCGAGGCCTTACCGATCATTGAGCCGTTATTTCAGTCCATCGATCAAAGTTGCAAAACGCACTCGATTGTCGCCGAAGAACTGAGTTTGAATTTACTAGAGCAGGTCCTCATTCGCTGTCGGGAATACGACAACGCCCGCCCAAAATTGCCGGTTGATCATCGGATCTTACGCGTCTGCCAATTTATTAATGAGAACCTCTCCAAGGAGCTTTCTGTTGAGGAACTCTCGCGCGTCGCCTGCATGTCCAATTCACGCTTCTCGCACCTGTTTAAGAAGCAATTAGGAGTATCCGTACGGCAGTGGATTGAAGATCAGCGAATCAGCCTGGCGCGCCAATTGTTAATCACCACAGACCTGGCTGTTAATCAGATTTCCGGTTATCTGGGTTATCAGGATGCGCTCTACTTTTCCAGGGTCTTTAAGAAGAACCTGGGCGTAAGTCCGCGTGATTTCCGCCAAACGCATTTATAA
- the tal gene encoding transaldolase, with protein MAYLLEQLKELSTVVADTGDFSLIRQYQPRDVTTNPSLILKVAQMADYQSLVQSAVAAARLENPDDWQDDAIDRISVAFGVELSKLVSGVVSTEVAAVLSFDTPAMIAKARQLIALYAQHGVAKERVLIKLASTWEGIQAAKKLEQEGIRCNLTLVFNLVQAVAAAEAGVYLISPFVGRIYDWYQQRGGADFATQADPGVASVQQIYHYFKSHKYPTVVMAASFRSIKQITDLSGCDRLTISPALLQELGQIEGHLTCALSDQSIQSPATIDSSEAAFRLAMNNDEMAHEKLAEGIRQFDKDYKTLSIMIRTL; from the coding sequence ATGGCCTACCTTTTAGAACAGTTAAAAGAATTATCGACAGTGGTTGCCGACACCGGTGACTTTTCCCTAATCCGCCAGTATCAGCCTCGAGATGTGACCACCAACCCTTCGTTGATCCTAAAAGTCGCCCAGATGGCGGACTATCAGTCGCTCGTGCAATCAGCTGTCGCCGCCGCTCGTCTAGAAAACCCGGACGACTGGCAAGACGACGCCATCGATCGCATCTCGGTCGCCTTTGGCGTCGAGCTAAGCAAACTGGTTTCGGGCGTAGTATCAACCGAAGTCGCCGCAGTATTGTCCTTCGATACCCCGGCCATGATCGCCAAAGCCCGACAGCTGATTGCCCTTTATGCGCAACATGGCGTGGCAAAAGAACGCGTGCTCATTAAGCTGGCCTCAACCTGGGAAGGTATTCAAGCGGCTAAAAAATTGGAGCAGGAAGGCATTCGTTGTAACCTTACCCTAGTGTTCAATCTGGTGCAGGCAGTTGCGGCAGCAGAAGCCGGCGTCTATTTGATTTCACCCTTTGTCGGCCGTATCTATGACTGGTACCAGCAGCGTGGCGGTGCTGACTTTGCCACACAAGCCGACCCAGGTGTTGCGTCGGTACAGCAGATTTACCACTATTTCAAAAGTCACAAATACCCAACAGTGGTAATGGCCGCCAGTTTTCGTTCGATTAAACAGATCACCGATCTGTCTGGCTGTGATCGACTGACAATCAGCCCTGCCCTGTTACAAGAACTGGGTCAGATTGAAGGTCATTTAACCTGCGCGCTGAGCGACCAAAGCATTCAATCTCCAGCGACCATCGACAGCTCCGAAGCCGCTTTCCGATTGGCTATGAATAACGACGAAATGGCCCATGAAAAACTGGCCGAAGGCATCCGTCAGTTTGATAAGGACTACAAAACCCTAAGTATAATGATTCGGACTTTGTAA
- a CDS encoding DoxX family protein has protein sequence MNKIKISFYALSGLFSLAMAATAMAKLTTNPALVQSFDAMGYPLFLMTILGVAYLIGIAAILQPVSDTLRQWGYAGFSVALVGAVASHILSGDPIANAVPGLFLLVILAVTVVLERQYRNQ, from the coding sequence ATGAACAAAATTAAAATAAGCTTCTATGCGCTCAGTGGACTGTTTTCACTGGCCATGGCGGCGACCGCAATGGCCAAGCTGACAACCAATCCAGCCCTGGTGCAATCGTTTGATGCCATGGGATACCCACTGTTTTTAATGACCATACTCGGCGTCGCCTATCTGATTGGCATCGCTGCAATACTCCAGCCGGTCTCCGATACGCTGCGCCAATGGGGTTATGCAGGTTTCTCAGTGGCGTTAGTGGGTGCCGTAGCGTCGCATATACTCAGTGGTGATCCGATAGCCAATGCGGTTCCAGGCTTGTTTTTATTGGTTATTTTGGCTGTTACCGTGGTACTAGAACGGCAATACCGCAACCAATAA
- a CDS encoding ribulokinase, translating to MTTQYVAGIDFGTDSVRWLVVNAVTGEEVGEAVSYFQQWAKGEFCKPEIQQYRQHPADILAAMTEAAVSLKAEVGDAVFAGIRAIGIDTTGSTPIAIDRYGMALALRDEFKTDPDAMFILWKDHTSIDEAEEITLAAKNWSTDFTRFVGGSYSSEWYWAKLLRVIRRNPQVTKSLHSFVEMCDWIPAVLTGTTSPKFLKRSRCASGHKLLWNEIWGGLPENKFFATLDLKLSAVKDNIGDTTYTSDQSVGRVNSEWAANLGLSDDVVVAVGAFDSHLGAVGAGAQDNELVKVIGTSTCDIVTATYSSLGDRCIDGICGQVDGSVVPGKIGLEAGQSAFGDYYAWFKNLLMWPVLNADLPATTVESIEKALLSKLGVALENYQINESKPVALDWINGRRTPHANQRLKAAFFNMDLSTQTLDLFHAVVESTAFGAKKINECFEEQGVAINKVIAIGGISKKSPAVMQLCADVLNKPIEVKASEQCCALGAAICSAVAAGLYPTIEQAQLNLASKTEKLYEPRRATSDVYQQRYQQYLQQAALVEAQVVASHNQGQGK from the coding sequence ATGACCACACAGTATGTCGCAGGCATAGACTTTGGCACCGATTCGGTTCGCTGGTTAGTGGTTAACGCAGTGACCGGCGAAGAGGTTGGTGAGGCCGTTAGTTATTTCCAGCAATGGGCCAAAGGTGAGTTCTGTAAACCAGAAATACAACAGTACCGCCAACACCCAGCCGATATTTTAGCGGCAATGACCGAGGCAGCCGTTTCCCTCAAAGCGGAAGTGGGTGACGCCGTGTTTGCCGGCATTCGCGCCATCGGCATAGACACCACCGGTTCGACCCCGATAGCGATCGACCGCTATGGCATGGCCCTAGCGTTGCGCGATGAATTTAAAACCGATCCAGATGCTATGTTTATCCTCTGGAAGGACCATACTTCGATCGATGAAGCAGAAGAAATCACCCTGGCGGCGAAAAATTGGTCGACCGACTTTACCCGCTTTGTCGGCGGCAGTTATTCCTCTGAGTGGTATTGGGCAAAGTTGTTGCGGGTCATCCGCCGTAACCCTCAGGTGACCAAGTCGTTACATAGTTTTGTCGAAATGTGTGATTGGATTCCAGCTGTTTTGACCGGCACCACCTCACCTAAATTTCTCAAGCGGTCACGTTGTGCCAGTGGCCACAAACTGTTGTGGAACGAAATTTGGGGCGGTTTACCGGAAAATAAATTTTTTGCCACACTTGATCTCAAATTGTCAGCGGTTAAGGATAATATTGGTGATACCACCTATACCAGCGATCAGTCCGTCGGCCGGGTCAATAGCGAATGGGCCGCCAACCTGGGTCTAAGTGATGACGTCGTCGTTGCGGTCGGTGCGTTTGACAGTCATTTGGGAGCGGTCGGTGCAGGGGCGCAAGATAACGAACTGGTTAAGGTCATCGGCACCAGCACTTGCGACATTGTGACGGCAACCTATAGCAGTTTGGGTGACCGTTGCATTGATGGTATTTGCGGTCAGGTCGACGGCTCGGTTGTCCCGGGCAAGATCGGTTTGGAAGCCGGACAGTCTGCCTTCGGTGACTACTATGCCTGGTTTAAAAACTTACTGATGTGGCCGGTGCTCAATGCCGATCTGCCGGCTACTACTGTCGAGAGTATCGAAAAGGCGCTGTTGAGCAAGCTTGGTGTGGCGCTGGAAAACTACCAGATTAACGAGAGTAAGCCGGTTGCGTTGGACTGGATTAATGGCCGTCGTACACCGCATGCCAACCAACGGCTTAAGGCTGCATTTTTTAATATGGACCTCAGCACTCAGACCCTGGACCTGTTCCACGCTGTTGTTGAATCTACCGCCTTCGGTGCAAAAAAAATAAACGAGTGTTTTGAAGAGCAAGGCGTTGCCATCAATAAGGTGATTGCCATCGGCGGTATTTCGAAAAAGTCGCCAGCGGTGATGCAATTGTGTGCCGATGTCTTAAACAAACCTATCGAAGTGAAGGCTTCCGAACAGTGTTGCGCCCTGGGGGCAGCCATCTGTAGCGCAGTCGCCGCCGGACTGTATCCGACTATTGAACAGGCCCAGCTGAATCTGGCCAGTAAAACCGAAAAGCTTTACGAACCTCGCAGGGCCACCAGTGATGTTTATCAGCAGCGCTATCAGCAATATCTGCAACAGGCTGCGTTGGTTGAAGCACAAGTGGTGGCCAGCCATAACCAAGGGCAGGGCAAGTAG
- a CDS encoding LysR family transcriptional regulator codes for MDWNDLKYLIAVADSGSLKAAAKHLGVNHTTVWRKMQSLEEHLDCQLFTSSRSGYLLTEPGEAILADARRMASLVGSIHFQSQARLTEIRGLIRITAPGEIAFELLPSIIAEFQLSYPKVEFEILEDVRSLNISNREADIAIRASSAVPDNLIGRKIRDVHWGLFASQEFIQTHNINFESGDYVFDGLPVIPYRLFASPAARWFNEKTLNNPRPVATNRIIGAYQCALQHLGIALLPELRSEPLQELYRLPAQFNSQVWLLANKDLRNTIRIKTFWDFLQTRLVDYFPDTP; via the coding sequence ATGGACTGGAATGATTTAAAATATCTCATCGCAGTAGCCGACTCCGGTTCGCTTAAGGCCGCGGCCAAACATCTGGGCGTAAATCATACGACGGTGTGGCGGAAAATGCAGAGCCTGGAGGAACACTTAGATTGCCAGTTGTTCACGTCGAGCCGCAGCGGTTATCTGTTAACCGAGCCGGGTGAGGCCATCTTAGCCGACGCTCGGAGAATGGCCTCGTTGGTGGGCAGCATACATTTTCAGTCTCAGGCACGGCTCACCGAAATACGTGGCCTGATTCGCATCACGGCACCGGGTGAAATCGCCTTTGAGTTACTGCCCTCGATTATCGCCGAATTTCAGTTGAGCTATCCGAAGGTTGAGTTTGAAATTTTGGAAGATGTTCGCTCATTGAATATTTCCAATCGTGAAGCCGATATCGCAATTCGGGCCAGCTCGGCAGTACCCGACAACCTGATAGGCCGCAAAATTCGCGACGTGCATTGGGGTCTCTTTGCCAGTCAGGAATTTATTCAGACGCATAATATTAATTTCGAATCAGGAGATTATGTGTTTGATGGACTGCCGGTTATACCCTATCGGCTGTTCGCTTCACCGGCGGCGCGCTGGTTTAATGAAAAGACATTGAATAACCCGCGGCCGGTTGCAACCAACCGGATCATCGGTGCTTACCAGTGTGCCCTGCAGCATTTGGGTATTGCTTTGCTGCCAGAGTTACGCTCTGAGCCGCTGCAGGAACTCTATCGATTACCGGCCCAGTTTAATTCCCAGGTCTGGTTGCTCGCCAATAAGGACTTGCGCAATACCATCCGAATTAAAACTTTTTGGGATTTTTTGCAAACCCGACTGGTGGACTATTTTCCCGACACCCCCTAA
- a CDS encoding L-ribulose-5-phosphate 4-epimerase has translation MALRTAVYEANMALQQYGLVTFTWGNVSGIDRELGLVVIKPSGVAYADLSPENMVVLNLSGDVLEGGLKPSSDTATHLVLYQNCPAIGGVVHTHSAAATAWAQAGAAIPALGTTHADYFFGDIPCARALTDAEIATDYERNTGLVMLEHLTVDDVLAIPGMLVREHAPFAWGETPKNAVHNAVVIEEVAKMALNTLLINPNVRRINQALLNKHYLRKHGKNAYYGQTSSKPSEK, from the coding sequence ATGGCATTAAGAACCGCCGTATACGAGGCTAATATGGCTTTGCAGCAATACGGTTTGGTGACATTTACCTGGGGCAATGTCAGCGGTATCGACCGTGAGTTGGGCCTGGTCGTGATCAAACCCAGTGGTGTGGCCTACGCCGATTTGTCGCCGGAAAATATGGTTGTGTTGAATCTCTCCGGTGACGTGCTTGAAGGTGGCCTAAAGCCTTCTTCGGATACGGCAACGCATCTGGTCTTGTACCAAAACTGTCCCGCTATTGGCGGTGTGGTGCATACTCACTCTGCTGCGGCTACCGCCTGGGCCCAAGCCGGTGCCGCGATACCGGCACTGGGCACGACCCATGCCGACTATTTTTTCGGCGATATACCCTGCGCACGTGCCCTGACCGATGCCGAAATTGCTACCGACTATGAAAGAAATACCGGTCTGGTCATGCTTGAGCATCTAACTGTCGACGACGTCTTGGCCATTCCTGGTATGTTGGTGCGCGAGCATGCGCCCTTCGCCTGGGGCGAAACGCCCAAGAATGCTGTACACAATGCCGTGGTGATCGAAGAGGTGGCAAAAATGGCGCTGAACACCCTGTTGATTAATCCCAATGTCCGGCGCATTAATCAAGCGCTACTGAATAAACATTATCTGCGTAAACATGGCAAGAATGCTTATTACGGGCAGACGAGCTCTAAACCTTCGGAGAAGTGA
- the araA gene encoding L-arabinose isomerase produces the protein MSIEPNAKVWFVTGSQHLYGEKVLNQVNVNSQEIALGLSNSEHISTEVVFKPTVTTPSEITRMCQEANMDDSCIGIIFWMHTFSPSKMWIDGLLKLQKPWMHLHTQFNVELPWHEIDMNFMNLNQSAHGCREFGFIGTRLGIDRHVVAGHWQTAKVQQRVGTWVRVATAWSACQTLKVARFGDNMRQVAVTEGNKVSAQIQFGYEVHAYSLGALTAYINAVSDADVASLVDEYVTLYNLGFSLTEDAHKAEMLRNEARLELGLERFLINHQCGAFTNTFEDLTGMSNLPGLATQRLMAKGYGYGGEGDWKTAAMVRIMKVMSQGLTGGTSFMEDYTYHFGENGQVLGAHMLEVCPSITDQKPILDVHRHTIGCKADIARLKFTAASGPSINVTTIDLGNRFRMIVNKLETVQPPQPLVNLPVAHALWNPLPSLETSAEAWILAGGAHHSSYSQAITPEMMELFASMAGIEVCVIDELTTIRPFKEQLRNNDLYFNGRIRQ, from the coding sequence ATGTCAATTGAACCAAATGCCAAGGTCTGGTTTGTTACCGGCTCACAACACCTTTACGGTGAAAAGGTACTAAATCAGGTCAATGTCAACAGCCAGGAGATTGCGCTGGGTCTGTCGAACAGTGAGCACATCAGTACCGAAGTCGTGTTCAAGCCCACTGTGACGACACCGTCAGAAATTACCCGGATGTGCCAGGAAGCCAATATGGACGATTCCTGCATCGGCATTATTTTCTGGATGCACACCTTTTCACCGTCGAAGATGTGGATCGATGGGTTATTGAAATTGCAAAAGCCCTGGATGCACCTGCACACACAATTTAATGTTGAATTACCATGGCATGAAATTGATATGAATTTTATGAACCTTAACCAGAGTGCTCACGGTTGTCGTGAATTTGGTTTTATCGGCACGCGTCTCGGCATCGACCGCCATGTTGTCGCGGGGCATTGGCAAACTGCTAAAGTGCAACAGCGTGTCGGTACTTGGGTCCGTGTGGCTACTGCCTGGTCTGCGTGTCAAACGCTGAAAGTCGCCCGCTTTGGTGACAATATGCGTCAGGTCGCTGTGACCGAGGGTAATAAGGTTTCCGCCCAAATTCAGTTTGGTTATGAAGTTCATGCCTACAGCTTGGGCGCCTTAACGGCTTATATCAATGCGGTCAGCGATGCCGATGTGGCTAGCCTGGTCGACGAATACGTCACCCTCTACAACTTAGGATTCTCCTTAACTGAAGATGCCCATAAGGCTGAGATGTTGCGAAATGAAGCGCGCCTGGAATTAGGCCTGGAACGCTTCTTAATCAATCATCAGTGCGGCGCATTTACCAACACTTTTGAGGATCTGACCGGAATGTCCAACCTTCCTGGTTTGGCAACACAAAGACTGATGGCAAAGGGTTACGGTTACGGCGGCGAAGGGGACTGGAAAACAGCGGCAATGGTCCGCATCATGAAGGTTATGTCCCAGGGTTTAACCGGCGGTACCTCGTTTATGGAAGACTACACCTACCATTTCGGCGAAAATGGTCAGGTGCTTGGCGCCCATATGCTGGAAGTATGCCCATCGATTACCGACCAAAAGCCGATCCTCGATGTCCATCGCCATACCATTGGGTGCAAAGCAGATATTGCCCGCCTGAAGTTTACTGCAGCGAGCGGTCCGTCCATCAATGTCACGACAATCGATCTGGGCAATCGCTTCCGAATGATCGTTAACAAACTGGAAACAGTACAACCGCCGCAGCCACTGGTGAACTTACCTGTTGCGCACGCGTTGTGGAATCCATTACCGAGTCTGGAAACATCGGCTGAAGCTTGGATTCTAGCCGGCGGTGCCCACCACTCGTCTTACAGTCAGGCGATAACACCGGAAATGATGGAACTGTTTGCCAGCATGGCCGGCATCGAAGTTTGTGTCATCGACGAACTGACCACGATCCGGCCCTTTAAAGAACAACTGCGCAATAACGACCTCTATTTCAATGGCAGGATTCGTCAATAG
- the mmsA gene encoding multiple monosaccharide ABC transporter ATP-binding protein: protein MNAILEMKGISKVFPGVKALDNVSISVKQGEIHALVGENGAGKSTLMKVLSGVHPASSYTGDIVFEGEVQSFDSIAASEKKGIIIIHQELTLVPQLSIAENIFLGNEQDHRGVINWQKTFNKTKNLLKKVGLSDSPDTLIIDIGVGKQQLVEIAKALSKNVKLLILDEPTASLNEKDSDALLALLLEFKAQGIASILISHKLNEIRKVADTVTVIRDGASVKTLNCLEQPIEEAEIIRHMVGRALEDRFPLKTSTIGEKVFEIKNWNVFHHQNSERQVVKNASLNVRRGEIVGVAGLMGSGRTELAMSVFGRSYGQKISGQVFLHDKELQLKNVGAAVKSGLAYVTEDRKNYGLVLMEDIKKNITLANLEQVSKRGVIDENLEANTAKTFQRDLNIKCPSIYQKTINLSGGNQQKVVLSKWLFANPEILILDEPTRGIDVGAKYEIYGIIDSLAAQGKGVLMISSEMPELLGMCDRIYVMNEGEIIAEMTREEASQEAIMSKILQAGR from the coding sequence ATGAATGCCATTTTAGAAATGAAAGGCATCAGTAAGGTCTTCCCTGGCGTTAAAGCGCTGGACAATGTGAGTATTTCAGTTAAGCAAGGTGAAATCCACGCTCTGGTCGGGGAAAATGGCGCAGGTAAGTCAACCTTGATGAAAGTATTGAGCGGAGTTCATCCCGCTAGCTCCTATACCGGCGATATAGTGTTTGAAGGCGAAGTCCAATCTTTTGACTCCATCGCTGCCAGTGAAAAGAAAGGCATCATTATTATTCACCAGGAGCTCACGCTGGTGCCACAACTGTCAATTGCCGAGAATATATTCCTGGGCAATGAACAAGATCATCGTGGTGTTATTAATTGGCAAAAAACCTTTAATAAAACCAAGAATTTACTGAAGAAGGTCGGATTATCGGATTCACCCGATACGCTGATTATCGATATAGGTGTGGGTAAGCAACAGTTGGTCGAGATCGCTAAGGCGTTGTCTAAAAACGTCAAGTTGTTAATCCTCGATGAGCCGACGGCCAGCCTCAATGAAAAAGATAGTGATGCCCTCTTGGCGTTGTTGTTAGAATTTAAGGCCCAGGGTATCGCGTCCATCTTGATTTCACACAAGCTCAATGAAATTCGTAAAGTAGCTGATACGGTCACGGTGATCCGTGACGGTGCGTCGGTTAAGACTCTCAATTGTCTGGAGCAACCCATCGAAGAAGCTGAAATTATTCGGCATATGGTGGGTCGGGCACTCGAAGATCGTTTCCCCCTTAAGACATCGACAATCGGCGAAAAAGTTTTTGAAATTAAAAACTGGAATGTCTTCCATCATCAAAATTCTGAGCGGCAGGTGGTTAAAAATGCCAGTCTGAATGTAAGGCGTGGTGAAATTGTGGGTGTCGCAGGCTTGATGGGATCAGGCCGCACAGAGTTGGCCATGAGTGTCTTTGGGCGGTCCTATGGTCAGAAAATATCGGGTCAGGTTTTTTTGCACGACAAAGAGCTGCAATTAAAAAATGTCGGCGCCGCTGTTAAAAGTGGATTGGCCTACGTCACCGAAGACCGTAAGAACTATGGTCTGGTGCTCATGGAGGACATCAAGAAAAACATAACCTTGGCCAATCTCGAACAGGTCTCGAAGCGTGGTGTGATTGATGAAAACCTCGAAGCCAATACAGCCAAGACTTTCCAACGTGACCTAAATATCAAGTGCCCAAGTATTTACCAAAAAACTATCAATCTGTCCGGCGGTAATCAACAGAAGGTTGTTTTATCGAAGTGGCTATTCGCTAATCCGGAAATTCTTATTTTGGATGAACCGACTCGCGGTATTGATGTCGGTGCCAAATACGAGATCTACGGCATTATTGACAGTCTGGCAGCGCAGGGTAAGGGCGTGCTGATGATTTCATCTGAAATGCCGGAGTTGCTGGGTATGTGTGATCGAATTTATGTCATGAACGAAGGCGAAATTATCGCTGAGATGACACGCGAAGAGGCTTCACAAGAAGCTATTATGTCAAAAATCCTACAGGCGGGGAGATAA
- the mmsB gene encoding multiple monosaccharide ABC transporter permease — translation MSKQTVSSPEKSDENQQSMSFLKGNIREFGMLIALVVIMGFFQFLTHGVLLMPLNLTNLILQNSYIIIMAVGMLLVIVGGHIDLSVGSVVGFIGALAAVLMVNYNWHYFPTVLVCLVAGGIIGAAQGYWIAYYRIPAFIVTLAGMLVFKGLTLALLNGQSVGPFPEVFQKLSSGFIPDFFNFDGFHMTSFILGVGAAIFMTIASYRSRLKQQAHQLAVEPMQVFVIKNLLLTVAVSYLIYLLSTYQGLPNVLIIMALLICLYTLITNNTTIGRRIYAIGGNEKAAMLSGINTKRLTFLTFVNMGVLAALAGLVFAARLNTATPKAGLAFELDVIAAVFIGGASMQGGVGKIIGAVIGAFIMGVMNNGMSIMGVGIDWQQVIKGLVLLAAVIFDVHNKNKSA, via the coding sequence ATGTCTAAGCAAACAGTTTCGAGTCCTGAAAAGTCCGACGAAAATCAGCAATCTATGAGTTTCTTGAAAGGCAATATCCGTGAGTTCGGCATGTTAATCGCGCTCGTAGTGATCATGGGCTTTTTTCAGTTTCTAACCCATGGGGTGTTATTGATGCCCCTGAACCTGACTAATCTGATATTGCAAAATAGCTATATCATTATTATGGCTGTGGGCATGTTGTTAGTCATTGTAGGTGGTCATATCGACTTGTCGGTCGGCTCCGTGGTCGGTTTCATTGGCGCCCTGGCGGCCGTCCTGATGGTCAATTATAACTGGCATTACTTCCCGACCGTACTCGTCTGTTTGGTTGCCGGTGGTATTATCGGCGCGGCGCAAGGCTATTGGATCGCTTACTATCGGATTCCCGCCTTTATTGTGACGCTGGCCGGTATGTTAGTGTTCAAAGGCTTAACCCTAGCTTTATTGAATGGTCAGTCGGTGGGTCCATTCCCCGAGGTGTTCCAGAAGCTCAGCTCTGGTTTTATTCCTGACTTCTTTAACTTCGACGGATTCCACATGACATCCTTTATACTCGGTGTCGGTGCCGCGATATTCATGACTATCGCCAGCTACCGCTCGCGCCTTAAGCAACAGGCGCATCAATTGGCAGTCGAACCAATGCAGGTATTTGTAATTAAAAACCTGCTATTGACTGTTGCAGTCAGCTACCTGATTTATCTGTTGTCGACCTATCAAGGCCTGCCTAACGTTCTGATTATTATGGCCCTGCTAATTTGCCTCTATACCTTAATTACCAACAATACCACTATCGGTCGACGCATCTACGCTATTGGCGGTAATGAGAAGGCGGCCATGCTGTCTGGTATCAACACCAAGCGCCTGACGTTTCTGACATTTGTTAATATGGGGGTGTTGGCCGCGTTGGCCGGGCTGGTCTTTGCCGCACGGTTGAATACCGCCACGCCGAAAGCTGGCCTAGCATTCGAATTGGATGTTATTGCGGCGGTCTTTATCGGTGGCGCGTCTATGCAGGGCGGTGTCGGTAAGATTATTGGTGCGGTCATCGGTGCCTTTATTATGGGCGTGATGAATAACGGCATGTCGATCATGGGTGTGGGTATCGATTGGCAGCAAGTAATCAAAGGCTTGGTGTTATTAGCTGCAGTGATCTTTGACGTCCATAACAAGAACAAGTCTGCTTGA
- a CDS encoding YeeE/YedE family protein: MTDFLEQLGDDNLLILTGVIVGLLFGVAAQQSRFCLRAATIEFWHAHLGPKVAIWLLVFSTALVLTQLQFSLGTLSPDSIRQLTGTGSLSGAIVGGLMFGAGMILARGCASRLLVLSATGNMRALTTGLIVTIIAQAAYTGILSPLREWITAWWLISGNVRNLAFYLPNGAPFMVSLLLMAFSILITLRNRLSTKVIGYSVLTGCSIALGWLMTSWHASWSYEIVKIQSVTFTGPSADTLMAVITSPTLPLNFGTGLVPGVFLGSMLASLVTKEFQLEAFTADTGMIRYLIGAPLMGFGGMLAGGCAVGAGVTGGAVLSLTSWTALLFMWLGAGMTDRLIMRTQT, translated from the coding sequence ATGACTGACTTTCTGGAACAGCTCGGGGACGATAACCTCCTAATTCTGACTGGTGTCATCGTTGGATTGCTATTTGGTGTCGCGGCGCAACAGAGCCGATTTTGTCTGCGTGCTGCTACCATCGAGTTTTGGCATGCTCACCTGGGTCCTAAGGTCGCCATTTGGTTGCTGGTCTTTTCAACCGCCCTGGTATTGACCCAGTTGCAGTTCAGTCTCGGCACTCTATCGCCCGATTCGATCCGCCAACTCACCGGTACTGGGTCGCTTTCCGGCGCGATCGTGGGCGGCCTGATGTTTGGCGCAGGCATGATTTTAGCCCGAGGCTGTGCCAGCCGACTGCTGGTGCTGTCGGCGACCGGGAATATGCGCGCCCTAACCACCGGCCTAATAGTCACCATTATCGCGCAAGCGGCCTATACCGGCATATTATCACCGCTGCGCGAATGGATTACTGCTTGGTGGCTTATTTCCGGCAATGTCCGAAATCTAGCCTTTTATCTGCCCAATGGTGCGCCGTTTATGGTTTCGCTGCTGCTTATGGCATTTAGCATTTTGATTACCCTACGCAATCGCCTCTCTACCAAGGTGATCGGCTATTCGGTGCTCACCGGATGTTCAATTGCGCTGGGCTGGTTGATGACCAGCTGGCATGCCTCTTGGTCGTATGAAATCGTCAAGATCCAATCGGTCACCTTCACTGGCCCTTCCGCCGATACCCTGATGGCCGTGATTACCTCGCCGACTCTTCCGCTTAACTTCGGGACCGGACTGGTACCGGGCGTTTTTCTGGGGTCCATGCTGGCGTCGCTTGTAACCAAGGAATTCCAGCTGGAAGCCTTTACCGCTGACACCGGTATGATTCGCTATCTCATCGGCGCACCCCTGATGGGCTTCGGTGGCATGTTGGCGGGGGGCTGTGCGGTCGGTGCTGGGGTCACCGGTGGTGCCGTGCTGTCACTGACATCCTGGACTGCGCTGCTGTTTATGTGGCTCGGTGCCGGTATGACCGATCGTCTGATAATGAGGACACAAACTTAG